The Opitutaceae bacterium nucleotide sequence CGGGGCAAGATGATCGTGGAATAGACCATCACCGTCAGTCCTGTTTTCCCCTCAAGCCCGTCGCCTCCGCGACGGGCTTTTTTCTTGGATCATGGCCAATTGAAAAGTGTAGTGACGGCAGCCTAATGCCGTCCTTCATCCACCCCAAGGCCCTTCCCGCCCGCATCCAGCCATGCCCCCTTCCACCCTCACCCCGACCGACCTGATCCGGTGCCTGAAGACCCTCGGCGTCCATCCGGGCGACACTCTGCTCGTTCACAGCTCCCTGCGCGCTCTGGGGCCTTTCGAGGGTGGCGGCGAAGCCCTCATCGATGCCCTGAGGGAGGTTCTCGGTCCGGAGGGCCTCCTGGTCGTGCCGACCCACACCTGGGATGTCGTCAACGACCGCCAACCCGTCTGGCACGAGACCCTGACGCCGTCCCATGTCGGCACCCTGACCAATCTCCTGCGTGTCCGCACCGGGGCGGTCCGCAGCATCCACCCGACCCACAGCGTCGCCGCCCTCGGCCATCGCGCCGCGGCATTCTGTGCGGGTCACGAGACGGACGACTCCCCCTGTTCGCCGACCAGTCCCTACGGCCGCCTGCTTGAGGCCAACGGGAAGATCCTTCTCCTCGGAGTCGGCCTGAACCGTTGCACCTTCATCCACTGCCTGGAGGAAATCGCCGGTCTGGGGGAGATCTGGTCGCTGACCGAAAGGGCCCGTCGTTTCTGCATCCGGGCCAATGGCCAAATCCTTCCCGTCATGGCCCGATCGCACAAAGACTACAAGAGCGAGAGCTACGGCCGGGCGGAGGCCGAGCTGATCGCCGCCGGTATCGTCCGCGAAGCCGACTTGGGTCCGGCCCGCCTGCTGCTGGTCGAAACTGAAGGTCTGGCCGCCTTCCTGGTTCCCCGTTTTCGCGAGAATCCCCGCTATTTCTGGTGAGGGGTCAGGCCGAGTACTTAAATGCAGGCCCCACGACTATACTCGCCTTGACCCCAGTCGCCGCCCTGAGGGACAGTTTCCACGGATCATCAACAGTAGCCGCGGCAGTCTCTTGCCGCGTAACAACGTCGGTTCGCGGCAAGGGACTGCTGCGGCAGTGCTTGCCTGGGCGATCCCGCTCACCCCAACCAATGGTCATTCCGACCTGACCCCCGATTCACCGGAACTGAAGGCAGACCGGGGCCGGCACCTGGACCACACTGTCCAGTTGAAAGGTCAGTTCGCCGGTCTCCGGATCAATCGCCATCACCCCGGCCGTCCCGGATCGTGCGCCCGCCACCAGCAACCACCGTCCACTCGGATCGATGGTGAAGTTCCGGGGCCAGTGCGCCCGTGCCGGCTCCGCCTCGACCAGGGTCAGCCTGCCATCCTCATCATGGATCGAAAAAACCCCGATCGAGTCATTCCCGCGGTTCCCGATATAAACAAACCGGCCATTCGGGTGCACGAGGATATGCGACGTGTTGTTGTAAGGCTCGGCGACCGACATATCCCGCGAATCCAGATGCTCGATCGGGGCGAAGACCGCCGTCGATTCATCATAACGGAAGGCAGAGATCTTCGCGCCCAGTTCGTCACTGACATAGGCAAACCGCATCGAGGGATGAAAACTCAGGTGACGCGGCCCATACCCCGCCGGCAACCGTACCTTGTGACTGAAGGTCTGCTCGAGCGGTTCCACCCTCACCTGAAACGTCCAGACTTCGTTGGTGCCCAGATCGACCTGGTGCACCCTAGTTCCGTCCGGCGTGAAAACCGCGAAGTGAGGCCGCGACTGGCCCTGCCGTTCGTGCGGTCCGGGTTCATCCAGGGTATGCGGGGTCATCAGGCCGGGTGAGCGCAGCGAGCCATCCGGATTGAGGCCTATCAATCCGCTGACGCCATCCCCGTAATGCGAGGTGGCCAACAGGGCACCATCCGGACGGATCGCCAGGTGGGTCGGAGCCCCCGCGTGCATGAATACCACACTCTGCCGGGTCAGTCCCGCATCGGGACCCACCTCGAACGAAACGACCCCGGCTCCGTCTCCTTCCCGGATCGAGGAATAGAGAACCGGCAGGGATGGGTGAAAGGCAATCCAACTGCCCGAGGTAAACTCCGCGGCCAATTCCGGCGGACTGAGACGACCGGATTCCGGATCAAAGGACGAACGGTAGATGCCTGAACCGCTGCCGGATATCCAAACGGTCCGGTTGTCGGCGGGAAGGGTGGAGGCGAGGGAGAGACTCATGAAAATCAGGGAAACGACGCGGAACATGGGCCAACATGGATAACCCCCGCCGCAAAAGACAACCGTGAAGCGCGGGCCGGCCGGAGCCTGCCAGGGGTCACTCAGTCGCTTTACGGTCAATTCGGAATCGGACTGCCTTTGTCGCCCGGTTTCCCTGAAGTGGACTCCAGCGTTGCCGCCTCCGATTCTCTTCCCCCGGCTCCCATCATGCCCTTCCATCCGCTCGCCTCGTTCCTCGTCGTATCCGCAATGTCCCTTCAAGCGATGGCTCAACCCGAAGTTCCCGAAGGAAAGCTCCAGGTCGTCCTCGGCGGCGACCATGCCGATCCCAGCATTGTGAGGGATGGCGAGGATTTCTACCTCACCCACAGTTCCTACGACAAGCATCCCGGTCTGAAGATCTGGCACTCACGAAACCTGGTGGACTGGAAGCCGATCGGCTACGCCCTCCATCGGAACGTCGGGTCGGTCTGGGCCCCGGACTTCATCAAGCATGGTGACACTTTCTTCATCTACTTCCCGACCTCGACCGGGGACAATTACGTGGTGACCGCCGCCAATCCCGCCGGGCCTTGGTCGGATCCGATCAAACTGAATGTCTCCGGCATTGATCCCGGGCATGTCACCGCACCCGACGGAGAACGCCTGATCTACCTCAACGGAGGCAAACTCGCCCGCCTCTCCCCGGATGGACTCACCGTGACCGCCGATGCCGTCAAACGCTACGACGGGTGGCCCATCCCGCAGGTTTGGGACATTGAGTGCTTCTGCCTCGAGTCGCCCAAACTGCTTCGACGCGGCGACTACTATTACCTGACGTCAGCCCAGGGGGGCACGGCCGGACCGCCCACCAGTCACATGGTGGTCACGGCCCGATCACGCTCTCCGCAAGGGCCGTGGGAGGAAAGTCCCTACAATCCGGTCGTCCACACCTGGAGCCGCGACGAAGAAATCTGGTCGAAGGGTCACGGAACCTTCTTCGATGACGCCGCCGGCAACTGGTATGTCATCTACCACGGCTACCTGCGCGGGCAACTCGCCTGGGGACGTCATGTGGTCATCGAGACGGTCGAATGGACGGACGACGGCTGGCCCCGGACCCACCGGAATCCCGTTCAGGAAGGCGAGCTGTCCTACCACAACAACGAACGCATCCGGTCCGACGGATTTGAGGGCGACCGACCCGGCCGGCAATGGCAGTTCGGCGGCCTGACCGCACCATTTGACCAGGTAACGGTGACCGGCGGCTCCATGGTCCTGCAGCCGGCCGGCGGCCAAATCATCACGGCCCAGGTCAATCCGGACGGGAAGACCTTTGAGATCGCCATAGAAATCGAAGTGGAAGGGCGCGACACGATCGGTGGCCTCGGAATCTACTATTCCGATACCCACCATGTCGGCCTCGGTCTGCACGATGGGGAAGTCGTGCGCTTGATCAACGGCCGAACCGCTCCGGAACCTCAATCCGTCGATCAGCCCCGCCACTTGAAGGTCAGGGTCCGGAATGATGTCGCCACCTTCTACAGCAGCGCGGACGGAAGGTCCTGGATCAAGGCCGATCGGTCGTATGAACTCTCAGGTTTCCAGCACAATTCGCTCGGTGGCTTTTCCTACCTGCGGCCAGTCATTCTGGCGCGGGGTCCCGGAATCGTCCGGGTGGCCCGATTCGACTTCGTTGACGGACGTTAAGTCCTCTCCAATCTGAAAGCCACCCATGTTTGCCCGATCCGCCGCCGTCCATCGACCCGTTCTCTGTTTCCTCATCGCCGGCCTGCTCGGGGCGGTCAGCGGATGCCGCACCCCGGTGCAGGAACCCGGACCCACCCGGACGGTTGCAGACCAACCACCATCACGACCCAACATCATCGTCATCTTCACCGATGACCAGGGCTACCAGGATCTGGGCTGTTTCGGGTCACCACTGATCCAAACGCCCCGTCTGGACCAGATGGCCGCGGAAGGTTTGCGGTTCACCGACTTTCATGTCGGCGCATCGGTCTGCAGCGCTTCGCGGGCCTGCCTCCTGACCGGCCGCTATCCCTCGCGGCATGGAACCGGTGGGGTCTACTTCCCGGAAACCGGAGGACTCAACCCCGACGAGGTGACACTCGCCGAGATGCTCGGCCAGGCAGGCTACGCCTCCGCCTGCTTCGGCAAGTGGCACCTCGGCGATCAGGAACGCTTCCTCCCGACCAGCCAGGGTTTCGATGTCTATTTCGGCATCCCCTACAGCAACGACATGTACATCGGCCCGAACCAGAAGCTCGCCGCTGATGCAAGATTCACCGGAGACTATGACCGGGACGCCACCCTCGCCGATCAGGCCCTGGTCCGACAATTGACCCACGAAAACACGGGTCACGAGGCCACCCGGGAAGCAGGCCTGCATGAGAAGGTTCCGTTAATGGAGGGTGATGAAATAATCGAATACCCGGCCGACCAGGCCACCCTGACCCGCCGCTATTTTGACCGGGCCATCGAGTTTATCGATCAGGCGGACGGAACGCCGTTCTTTATCTATCTCACCCCCGCGATGCCCCACGTGCCCCTCCATGCCTCGACCGCCTTCCGGGGGTCCAGCCGTCGCGGGCTCTATGGTGATGTGGTCGAGGAAATCGACGCCAACGTCGGCCGACTCCTCGACCACCTCGATCAATCCGGTCTGAGCCCGTCAACCCTCGTGATCTTCACCTCAGACAACGGCCCCTGGCTGGCCAAGGGAGACGCCGCCGGATCGGCTCTCCCCCTGCGCGGAGGAAAATTCTCCAACTATGAGGGCGGCATCCGGGTTCCGGCGATCGCCCGATGGCCCGGCAGCATTTCAGCCGGTGGAGTCACCCATGCGATCACCTCGACGATCGATCTCCTGCCAACCATCCGTCGCCTGACCGGAGCATCTCTGCCCGAAGGCACCTTGATCGATGGCCAGGATCTGTCCCCCCTCTTCCGCCATCCCGCCTCCGGCATCAATCGGAAGGCCCTGTTCTTTTTCGACCGAAAGTCCCAACCGGTCGGTCTGCGCCTGGGCGATTGGAAATATTTCCGCTACGGCGGCAGTTGGAACCCTTCCCCTGCGGACCCGCCGGAACTCTTCAACCTGGAAACGGATCTCTCGGAAACCACCAACCTGGCCGAATCCCATCCGGAAAAGGTCGCTGAAATGGAACGTCTGCTTGCGGAGTTCGAAGCATCCCTCGAGACCCGCCATCCGGACAATTGGATCCCGCCTCGACCGTGAAATTGGTGAAGAGGCCAGACCCATCTCTGGCATGAACATCAGCCGCTTGACAGGCCACCCGACCACTCAACTCCGGTAGCGCCGCGGGCTGATGCCATAGTGCCGACGGAAACGCGTGCTGAAATAGAACGGGTCCTCGTAGCCGACGGCGGTGGCGATTTCCTGGACCCTCAGCTGGGTCAAACGGAGAAGCTGGGCCGCATGCTGCAGCTTCATCTTCTCCGCATAACGCTGGAGGGACTCGCTCAGGTGCTCCTTGGCCAGGTGGGATAGCCGCGATTCCGAGATCCCGGCCGCCTTCGCCCAATCGGCAAGCCGGAAGGGCCGGTCGATGTAACGACCGCCCCAGTGGACGGCCCTGGCCAGAGGGACCGGCAGAAGCCCGTCCTCCGATGCCGCCAGCTGCGAATCGTGGAGCAGGAGGAGAACCCGCTCAAAGGCCCACCGCGACCAGAGCGGTGCGGTCGGATGGGGCCGCCGGACATGTAGAATCGCTTCCTCCCAGGCGCTCACCACCGAATCGAGAAGCCCGCCGGATAGCACCCACTGATCCATCCGACGGGGACGGACCATCCCTTCCAGCCAGGGCAGCCAATGAGGCTGCGGATTGAAGTGAACCCAGAGGAAGACCCATCTTCCGCTTTCCGGATCCGTGGCATAGTCCTGGGGAGCTCCCGGTGGAAAAACCGTCAATGCACCCGGTCGGGCCTGCCGGATATCCAAGGCTGACGCGACCCGTCCAACCCCTCCCACGGTCAGCAGCATCAGCCAATCGCTCCGACCCTTTTCCCGGACCGTCCGGTACTCGGGACCCTGCTCAAACCGGTCTCCATAAAGGGTCGAAACCGGTTCCAAGGGCGGATCGGCGATCGGTTCAGGCAGCTTCGAGACCATGGTGATTCCAGAGAGGCATCTTTATCGCCTGTCCTGCTCTTGGGTATCGAGGTTACTTTCGCAGGGCGTGGCAGGTCTGATGCAGCCGCTTCGCTGCGTCGAAGTGTTTGCCTGTTTCGAGAACGCCGGCACAGCGGCGTTGCTCCATTTCTTCGCGACCGATGACTTGGCGGATCGTCTCATTCGGAGAATTTCATCTGAAAGTGCACAACAGCAGCCTGCAGGCGATTCTCAGAAAGCTCACATACCAGCAGGATATCAAAGGTTTTGAGCAAATCCCTCGATGTTCGCAAGTCTGCTTATGTCGTATATTAGAACCTGACTTTCCCCTCCAAGCCGCGACCCGAATCCCTCACCGGCCGCTTTCCATTCCACCCGAACATGCCCGAATCCACCATCAGGACCTACGAACTTGCCGACCGTGCCGGGTGGCTCGCGGCCTACGCCCGCGACGGCTTCGTCCGCGTCAAAGGGGTCTTCTCCGCCACTGAACTCGACGAGATCGAGGCTTTCTTCGACGACTATCTTGAAGACCCGAGCGGCGCCCTGGAAAACAACACCATCCCGCTGAAGGTTGCCCACCGCGGAGCCACCCTCGAACAGGTCGACCGGACCAAGGGACAGGTCCGCTGCCTTCATCCGCACCGCACCCACCCCGATCCCGTCAACCGCTGGTACCTGCACGAGAATATCGCCGCCGTCCTCGACGGCCTCTTCGGCAAACCCGCGCTGGCCGCCCAGACCATGTACTATTACAAGCCGCCCGGGGCCAAGGGACAGGGGATGCACCAGGACAACTTCTATCTCCTGACCGCGCCCGCAGTCTGCATCGGCGCCTGGACGGCCATCGATGATGCCGACGAGGAGAACGGCTGCCTCTGGATGGCGCCCGGTTCCCACCGCGAGGGGATCTTCTGCCCGGACAAGGATCTGACCGAGCCCTGGCTCAACTACGGCGACACCCATATCGCGCCCTATCCCCGGCAACACCGACCCGTCCCCGTCCCGGTCAAACGCGGCGAAACCCTCTTCTTCCACGGGCTGATCATCCACGGTTCCGGTCCCAACCGGACCGCGAACAAGTGGCGCCGCACTTTCATCGGTCATTACTGCGACGAGGCCACGGAGACCATATCCGAATTCTACCACCCCGTCCTCAACATGCAGGGCGAAACCGTCTCCGACATCGGCGTCCACGCCGGCGGCGGTCCCTGCGGCGGCGAGTGGCGCGGCAAGGCGCACTGAACCGCCCGGGGCCCCTGAAACCAAACGTAGCAACCGTGTTGGTCATGCCGGCTCAGACTGACGGGTTTTGAACCTGCAGTTCAGGCAATAGGTTTAGCCACGGCAGTCTCTTGCCGTGTTTGATCGCCGATTCGCCCCAAGGGACTGGGGCGGCTGCAAGACTCGGCGAATAGAGAGCCAGGGTGGAGGCTCCTAGACAAGCCGTAGCATGCTAGAATGGCACTTAGTTTGCGGACGTTGAGGGAAACATCTCGGGTCTCGGTTGTGCTTCCCGACACCATCGAGATGGGCCGGGGCGGTTCGACGGCGCGCCCGGCGGTCACGCCCTACCGCCAGATCGGTCTCATCAGGTAGGGCGTGACCGCTGGGCGCGCCGTTCTGACAGTCAATGGTGGACTCATCGATCAACACCCTTAACTAAGCGCCATTCTAGCATGCTACGGTTTGTTTTTGACTCGAAAACCCTACGGTCTATACTACGTTTTGTTTTGAGACCAGGAACCATACGTAGCCCTCAGGACTCGTTTTCGCTGAGTCGCTTGACCTTGTCTCCACTGAACATCTCGCGCGCTTCCCGGAGCAGACCGGGGATTTTCCCGGCATGGGGACTCTCCCGCAGAGCCTCGAC carries:
- a CDS encoding AAC(3) family N-acetyltransferase; protein product: MPPSTLTPTDLIRCLKTLGVHPGDTLLVHSSLRALGPFEGGGEALIDALREVLGPEGLLVVPTHTWDVVNDRQPVWHETLTPSHVGTLTNLLRVRTGAVRSIHPTHSVAALGHRAAAFCAGHETDDSPCSPTSPYGRLLEANGKILLLGVGLNRCTFIHCLEEIAGLGEIWSLTERARRFCIRANGQILPVMARSHKDYKSESYGRAEAELIAAGIVREADLGPARLLLVETEGLAAFLVPRFRENPRYFW
- a CDS encoding lactonase family protein — protein: MSLSLASTLPADNRTVWISGSGSGIYRSSFDPESGRLSPPELAAEFTSGSWIAFHPSLPVLYSSIREGDGAGVVSFEVGPDAGLTRQSVVFMHAGAPTHLAIRPDGALLATSHYGDGVSGLIGLNPDGSLRSPGLMTPHTLDEPGPHERQGQSRPHFAVFTPDGTRVHQVDLGTNEVWTFQVRVEPLEQTFSHKVRLPAGYGPRHLSFHPSMRFAYVSDELGAKISAFRYDESTAVFAPIEHLDSRDMSVAEPYNNTSHILVHPNGRFVYIGNRGNDSIGVFSIHDEDGRLTLVEAEPARAHWPRNFTIDPSGRWLLVAGARSGTAGVMAIDPETGELTFQLDSVVQVPAPVCLQFR
- a CDS encoding family 43 glycosylhydrolase, giving the protein MAQPEVPEGKLQVVLGGDHADPSIVRDGEDFYLTHSSYDKHPGLKIWHSRNLVDWKPIGYALHRNVGSVWAPDFIKHGDTFFIYFPTSTGDNYVVTAANPAGPWSDPIKLNVSGIDPGHVTAPDGERLIYLNGGKLARLSPDGLTVTADAVKRYDGWPIPQVWDIECFCLESPKLLRRGDYYYLTSAQGGTAGPPTSHMVVTARSRSPQGPWEESPYNPVVHTWSRDEEIWSKGHGTFFDDAAGNWYVIYHGYLRGQLAWGRHVVIETVEWTDDGWPRTHRNPVQEGELSYHNNERIRSDGFEGDRPGRQWQFGGLTAPFDQVTVTGGSMVLQPAGGQIITAQVNPDGKTFEIAIEIEVEGRDTIGGLGIYYSDTHHVGLGLHDGEVVRLINGRTAPEPQSVDQPRHLKVRVRNDVATFYSSADGRSWIKADRSYELSGFQHNSLGGFSYLRPVILARGPGIVRVARFDFVDGR
- a CDS encoding sulfatase, with translation MFARSAAVHRPVLCFLIAGLLGAVSGCRTPVQEPGPTRTVADQPPSRPNIIVIFTDDQGYQDLGCFGSPLIQTPRLDQMAAEGLRFTDFHVGASVCSASRACLLTGRYPSRHGTGGVYFPETGGLNPDEVTLAEMLGQAGYASACFGKWHLGDQERFLPTSQGFDVYFGIPYSNDMYIGPNQKLAADARFTGDYDRDATLADQALVRQLTHENTGHEATREAGLHEKVPLMEGDEIIEYPADQATLTRRYFDRAIEFIDQADGTPFFIYLTPAMPHVPLHASTAFRGSSRRGLYGDVVEEIDANVGRLLDHLDQSGLSPSTLVIFTSDNGPWLAKGDAAGSALPLRGGKFSNYEGGIRVPAIARWPGSISAGGVTHAITSTIDLLPTIRRLTGASLPEGTLIDGQDLSPLFRHPASGINRKALFFFDRKSQPVGLRLGDWKYFRYGGSWNPSPADPPELFNLETDLSETTNLAESHPEKVAEMERLLAEFEASLETRHPDNWIPPRP
- a CDS encoding helix-turn-helix domain-containing protein, with amino-acid sequence MVSKLPEPIADPPLEPVSTLYGDRFEQGPEYRTVREKGRSDWLMLLTVGGVGRVASALDIRQARPGALTVFPPGAPQDYATDPESGRWVFLWVHFNPQPHWLPWLEGMVRPRRMDQWVLSGGLLDSVVSAWEEAILHVRRPHPTAPLWSRWAFERVLLLLHDSQLAASEDGLLPVPLARAVHWGGRYIDRPFRLADWAKAAGISESRLSHLAKEHLSESLQRYAEKMKLQHAAQLLRLTQLRVQEIATAVGYEDPFYFSTRFRRHYGISPRRYRS
- a CDS encoding phytanoyl-CoA dioxygenase family protein, with protein sequence MPESTIRTYELADRAGWLAAYARDGFVRVKGVFSATELDEIEAFFDDYLEDPSGALENNTIPLKVAHRGATLEQVDRTKGQVRCLHPHRTHPDPVNRWYLHENIAAVLDGLFGKPALAAQTMYYYKPPGAKGQGMHQDNFYLLTAPAVCIGAWTAIDDADEENGCLWMAPGSHREGIFCPDKDLTEPWLNYGDTHIAPYPRQHRPVPVPVKRGETLFFHGLIIHGSGPNRTANKWRRTFIGHYCDEATETISEFYHPVLNMQGETVSDIGVHAGGGPCGGEWRGKAH